In a genomic window of Neoarius graeffei isolate fNeoGra1 chromosome 13, fNeoGra1.pri, whole genome shotgun sequence:
- the LOC132896491 gene encoding transmembrane and death domain protein 1-like translates to MAGPAKTITTALLLSFLLLNSSLSEDTVEEDLGSHQLQRLVDLLTVHECEELLMRLSKPEEHIFSQLNHLSEETNQFSLPSRRPRDTDKESHCHPALIDWLRTHAEQMYYDRLSHTLQQIGRTDIAIEMGKNINQDKTLAMQRYVEEYHEQINKMVSHVAPSQAEETSHKEKHHSAKQVRSLSWKDLDLVVARQPMPPYPRHMLDGAWPLFYGLILGVGGALLLGVPLLLFILHLPLCDLSRQS, encoded by the exons ATGGCAGGTCCTGCTAAGACGATAACCACTGCACTTTTACTCTCTTTCCTCCTCTTAAATTCAAGCCTTAGTGAAGATACAG TGGAGGAGGACTTAGGATCCCATCAGCTGCAGCGACTGGTGGATCTGCTGACAGTTCATGAGTGTGAAGAGCTTCTCATGAGACTCTCCAAACCAGAGGAACATATCTTCAGTCAGCTCAATCACTTGTCTGAAGAAACAAACCAATTCAGTCTGCCATCCCGCAGACCAAGAGATACAG atAAAGAGTCCCACTGTCATCCAGCTCTGATAGACTGGCTCAGGACTCATGCTGAGCAGATGTATTACGACAGACTGTCTCACACTCTTCAACAGATCGGAAGGACTGACATTGCAATAG AGATGGGAAAGAACATTAACCAGGACAAGACTCTGGCCATGCAGCGCTATGTTGAGGAATACCATGAGCAGATCAACAAAATGGTATCCCATGTAGCACCCTCCCAAGCTGAGGAAACAAGTCACAAAGAAAAACATCATTCTGCAAAACA AGTAAGGAGCTTGTCCTGGAAGGATTTGGACCTCGTGGTGGCAAGGCAGCCAATGCCTCCCTATCCGCGCCACATGCTGGATGGTGCATGGCCTCTGTTCTATGGCCTCATTCTTGGAGTTGGTGGTGCACTGCTCTTAGGTGTACCTTTATTGCTCTTTATTTTACATCTACCACTATGTGATCTGTCCAGGCAATCCTAA